A genomic stretch from Argiope bruennichi chromosome 2, qqArgBrue1.1, whole genome shotgun sequence includes:
- the LOC129962223 gene encoding uncharacterized protein LOC129962223 — MPPKKSNLNNERSREARRKRVVRAHKSAEQITTRNAAQRIRTAEGRAQESQEQHEERLRQTITRTRAARERTIAAARVQERQRQQTSRSLIRASFVRLAFGNAPDINYYAHPKIGIGAMDKVCQYCQALKFRNETPGMCCASGKVVLSPLPTPPEPLLSLLAGESDDSKLFLRKIRKFNSCFQMTSFGATKICDIASNGRNFETTFKVQGQVYHKIGSLLPMPDDDPKFLQIYFMGNCEERVTTRCQYNFIDQAQERKIVLLLENFLDDQNQLIRLFKRVSPRLQNDDYQIVIKADKVPLGEHAGRFNAPTVDEVAVIMVGDPVDKRAIKITRRDNTVSTISDLNRSYDALQYALIFWQGQDEYHLHIKQCNPNTGAEGDKKVESERLRFIRYNQAKLRSEEYIHLRDAVVGNIDGNLNPNDIGNAFILPSSYIGSPRNMQEYIQDAMTYVRHYGRPDLFITFTFFGITRCWLYSIEWQKRGLPHAHILIWLQDKIRSEEIDQIISAEIPDPSIDQKLFDIVTKHMIHGPCGAFNMTSPCMENGKCKKNFPKPYTNDTITDIDGYPMYRRRNTDNSGHTFTMRLPNFTNQVEFDNQWVVPYSPLLSKTYEAHINVELCSSVKSIKYICKYVNKGSDLAIFEVQNINKNDEITRYQMGRYISSNEAIWHILSFPIHERDPSVQHLAIHLENGQRVYFTEENVFQRALEAPKTTLTEFFTLCKKSDIFGQFAKTLIYSDVPRYFTWNKSGKKWEPRKQGKPHPSITGIFKAKTLGRLYTVHPKQRECFYLRLLLVNVPGPTSFEFLRTFNGRVFNTYQDACRELHLLEDDNHWDLTLADAALTSTPNNIRQLFAIILTTCYPSQAQTLWEKYKNCMTEDILHRIRQTDQCQNIDYTPQMYNEALVLIEDLCVLISNLPLNHYGMPSPDRPATDLVNTDLQREKQYDHGILATIIGNSEPLLTAEQKIIYDRIMLTVAAEQGGFFFLDAPGGTGKTFLISLILAKIRSQRKSHWQLHRQALRLLC; from the exons ATGCCACCGAAAAAATCTAACCTCAACAACGAGCGGAGCAGAGAGGCACGACGCAAACGTGTTGTAAGAGCTCATAAGTCGGCAGAACAAATCACAACAAGAAATGCAGCTCAAAGAATCAGGACAGCAGAGGGTCGTGCACAAGAATCTCAAGAACAGCATGAAGAACGTCTGCGACAGACTATTACGAGAACAAGAGCGGCACGAGAACGAACCATAGCTGCAGCACGAGTACAAGAGCGACAGAGGCAGCAGACCAGCCGCTCATTAATACGTGCATCATTTGTTCGTCTTGCTTTCGGAAATGCACCAGATATTAACTACTATGCGCATCCAAAAATTGGTATCGGTGCAATGGATAAAGTATGTCAATATTGTCAGGCATTGAAATTTCGGAATGAAACACCCGGCATGTGCTGCGCATCAGGAAAAGTTGTGCTGTCACCTCTACCCACTCCGCCGGAACCTTTATTATCTCTTCTTGCTGGCGAGTCAgacgattcaaaattatttttgcgtaAGATACGCAAATTTAATTCTTGCTTCCAAATGACGTCATTTGGGGCAACTAAAATTTGCGATATCGCATCCAATGGGCGTAATTTTGAAACTACATTCAAAGTACAAGGCCAGGTGTACCATAAAATCGGATCATTGTTGCCAATGCCTGATGATGAtccaaaatttcttcaaatttattttatgggcAATTGTGAAGAGCGCGTGACAACTCGGTGCCAGTATAATTTCATTGACCAAGCACAGGAAAGAAAGATTGTGTTATTGCTGGAAAATTTTTTAGACGATCAGAATCAACTAATTCGATTGTTTAAAAGAGTTTCGCCACGATTGCAAAATGACGACTATCAAATCGTCATAAAAGCAGACAAAGTACCATTAGGTGAACATGCTGGCAGATTCAACGCTCCAACTGTTGATGAGGTTGCCGTTATTATGGTTGGTGATCCAGTTGACAAAAGAGCTATAAAAATTACACGGCGAGACAACACTGTCAGTACGATTTCGGATCTAAACCGCTCATATGACGCACTGcaatatgcattaatattttggcAAGGACAGGATGAATATCACCTTCACATCAAACAGTGTAATCCAAATACCG gtgcTGAAGGAGATAAAAAA GTTGAAAGCGAACGATTGCGGTTCATTCGATACAACCAGGCTAAATTACGATCGGAAGAATACATTCACTTACGAGATGCTGTTGTTGGAAATATCGATGGAAATTTAAACCCCAATGACATCGGTAATGCTTTCATTTTACCTTCAAGCTACATCGGCAGTCCACGGAACATGCAGGAATACATACAAGATGCAATGACTTACGTACGTCATTACGGCCGACCAGATTTGTTCATTACATTCACAT tttttggtATCACACGTTGTTGGCTGTATTCGATTGAGTGGCAAAAGCGAGGTTTGCCTCATGCCCACATTTTAATTTGGCTTCAAGATAAAATCCGTTCTGAAGAAATTGATCAAATAATTTCAGCCGAAATTCCAGACCCATCAATTGATCAAAAATTGTTCGATATTGTTACCAAACACATGATCCACGGGCCGTGCGGTGCTTTCAACATGACGTCACCATGCATGGAAAatggaaaatgcaagaaaaatttccCAAAGCCGTATACGAATGACACTATCACGGATATTGATGGTTATCCAATGTATCGCCGCAGAAATACTGATAATAGTGGCCACACATTCACAATGCGACTGCCGAATTTTACAAATCAAGTAGAATTTGACAATCAGTGGGTGGTACCATACTCACCATTACTTTCAAAAACTTATGAGGCTCATATCAATGTCGAGCTTTGCAGTtctgtaaaatcaattaaatacatttgtaaatatgtaaataaaggcAGTGATTTGGCCATATTtgaagtacaaaatataaataaaaatgacgaaaTAACACGATACCAAATGGGTAGATACATTAGCAGCAACGAAGCTATTTGGCATATTCTTAGCTTTCCCATACACGAAAGAGACCCTTCTGTCCAGCATCTAGCAATACATCTTGAAAACGGTCAACGAGTATACTTCACTGAAGAAAATGTTTTCCAAAGAGCGCTTGAGGCTCCAAAAACGACACTAACTGAATTTTTTACATTGtgtaaaaaatctgatatttttggcCAATTCGCAAAGACATTGATATATAGTGATGTTCCACGTTATTTCACATGGAACAAATCCGGTAAAAAATGGGAGCCACGAAAACAAGGAAAACCACATCCTTCCATTACAGGCATATTCAAAGCTAAGACATTGGGGCGGCTTTACACGGTACATCCGAAGCAACGCGAGTGCTTCTATTTACGTTTGTTATTGGTGAATGTTCCCGGACCAACGTCTTTTGAATTTTTGCGAACATTTAATGGCCGAGTATTCAATACATACCAAGATGCATGCCGTGAACTGCATTTGCTAGAAGACGATAACCATTGGGACTTAACGCTTGCTGATGCTGCGTTAACATCAACGCCCAATAACATTCGTCAGCTGTTTGCAATTATTTTGACGACATGTTATCCATCGCAAGCACAAACTTTgtgggaaaaatataaaaattgtatgacAGAAGACATATTGCACCGAATTAGACAAACAGATCAATGCCAAAACATTGATTATACGCCACAGATGTATAATGAAGCGTTAGTGCTTATCGAGGATTtatgtgttttaatttcaaatttaccaCTTAATCATTATGGTATGCCATCACCTGATCGCCCAGCCACCGACTTAGTCAACACCGATTTACAACGAGAAAAACAATATGACCATGGTATTTTAGCAACAATTATTGGGAACAGTGAGCCATTATTGACAgcagaacaaaaaattatttatgatcggaTTATGCTGACTGTTGCTGCTGAGCAAGgcggtttttttttcttggacGCACCAGGTGGAACCGgtaagacatttttaatatcattgattCTTGCCAAAATACGGTCACAAAGAAAATCGCATTGGCAGTTGCATCGTCAGGCATTGCGGCTACTTTGCTAG